Proteins found in one Triticum urartu cultivar G1812 chromosome 4, Tu2.1, whole genome shotgun sequence genomic segment:
- the LOC125554565 gene encoding mitogen-activated protein kinase kinase 9-like, whose amino-acid sequence MALIREKRLPQLHLSLPVPPRAAAQELGRRPNPAVAPAPTATKASTPSALSSQFRLADFEKLAVLGRGNGGTVYKVRHRETSALYALKVQHYGDPAAAAEADVLSRTASPFVVRCHSALPAAASGDVALLLELVDGGSLDSVRTRRGAFPEAALAEVAAQALSGLAYLHARRIVHLDIKPANLLVSTSGEVKVADFGIAKVLARAGDHCTSYAGTSAYMSPDRFDPEAHGGHYDPCAADVWSLGVTLLELFMGRYPLLPAGQRPSWAALMCAVCFGEPPVLPDGASSPELRGFIAACLQKDYRNRASVAELLAHPFVAGRDVAASRCALRKLVADASSPSLECRHT is encoded by the coding sequence GCTTCCGCAGCTGCATCTCTCGCTGCCCGtcccgccccgcgccgccgcgcaGGAGCTCGGCCGGCGTCCCAACCCCGCGGTCGCGCCGGCGCCGACGGCCACCAAGGCGTCGACCCCATCGGCGCTGTCCAGCCAGTTCCGCCTCGCCGACTTCGAGAAGCTCGCCGTCCTGGGCCGCGGCAACGGCGGCACCGTCTACAAGGTCCGCCACCGGGAGACGAGCGCGCTCTACGCGCTCAAGGTGCAGCACTACGGCGACCCGGCCGCGGCCGCCGAGGCCGACGTCCTCAGCCGCACGGCCTCGCCCTTCGTCGTCCGGTGCCACTCCGCGCTCCCCGCGGCCGCCTCCGGCGACGTCGCGCTGCTCCTCGAGCTGGTTGACGGCGGGTCGCTCGACTCTGTCAGGACCCGCCGCGGCGCGTTCCCCGAGGCCGCGCTCGCGGAGGTGGCCGCGCAGGCGCTGTCGGGGCTGGCGTACCTCCACGCCCGCCGCATCGTGCACCTCGACATCAAACCGGCGAACCTCCTCGTCAGCACGAGCGGGGAGGTCAAGGTCGCCGACTTCGGCATCGCCAAGGTGCTCGCCCGCGCCGGCGACCACTGCACGTCCTACGCCGGCACCTCCGCGTACATGAGCCCGGACCGCTTCGACCCGGAGGCGCACGGCGGGCACTACGACCCGTGCGCCGCCGACGTGTGGAGCCTGGGGGTCACGCTCCTTGAGCTCTTCATGGGCAGGTACCCGCTCCTCCCCGCCGGGCAGCGGCCGAGCTGGGCCGCGCTCATGTGCGCCGTCTGCTTCGGCGAGCCGCCGGTGCTGCCCGACGGCGCCTCCTCGCCGGAGCTCCGGGGGTTCATCGCCGCGTGCCTGCAAAAGGACTACCGCAACAGGGCGTCCGTCGCGGAGCTGCTTGCCCACCCATTCGTCGCCGGCAGGGACGTGGCTGCGTCGAGATGCGCGCTCCGGAAGCTGGTCGCCGACGCCTCGTCGCCGTCGTTGGAGTGCCGGCATACGTGA